The genomic region GCTTCACGGTCGCAAGCGAGGAGCTTTGTTTGGGGCACCACGGCTTGATCGGGAAGAAAATACAATCGTGTAGGTAAACGGTGAGGCTAGTGGAcagtgtttgcttttttagAACCTAGAACCGGATATCAGAAAACAATTACACTGTGCGCATTTATTACGTTCACTGTTTGCCTCAGATCGCAAACGCGACGGAACAGAAATGTTCAGAATGTAGCCCACAAACACAATACATTTTAGTGTTGGCAAAATCGGGATCCGAAGACTCGGTAATTGGCGGATTCAATCGGATCGGATCCCATTTGATAGATTTTACGGACTGCTGTGTACTCCGGAGGTTCGATTCCATTGATTTGGGACTCGTTTGATGTAAATCTATTATATTTTGACTGTATATTGTGCATTCAACTATGTGATCATAGTTTCGCAAGCgatcaaaaatatttcaaaatttattactttatttaaaataacactCTCCATCGAGAAActtgtttaaaaaaacgaTACACCatcaacatatgttttcctgcGTCAAAAGTGAGTTTCTATATGCTCACGCAGGTTCATATCATCTCCGCGATGGCTTCGATGAAACGATGAGTTCGGATTTGGACATTCAAGTACACTTCTTTgattcgaaagattcgaatctctacaGGGTTTCGTTTTCCCCACTAGGTTCGATTTTACCACCACTAGACAGAACGAAACTGACAGCAGTGTTGCCGGGAACACAGTCTCTACATTGACACGAGATCTagactacagcgcgacgtcccgtcacgaaacgaGACATCGCCTGGCATGCGGCTGAACTCCATACGAAAAAAAATTCGTACAAATCGCGCTAGACCAGGGGTCTCCAAACTACGACCCGCGGGctacatgcggcccgcgagaCCCTCTCCTCCTTGGGTAAATGTGGCCCAACGCTACGGTTATTCCACTCAATGCGGCCcgcgttaaaaaaagtttggagaTCCCTGCGCTAGACGATACCAGGTGTACACGAGATCTAGACTATCACGACGTCCagactacagcgcgacgttgcctgacaggcgctgaactctatgcaaaaaaaaaaatgcaaatcacgctaggttttttttgcatggagttcagcgcctgaaaggcgacgtcgcgttacgcgacggtgcagtctggaccccggtggcaaaatgatcatgctttctcgttctgtcggtatcaattgtcaattgggcagaacgagaaagcatgctgattttgccactaggGGAAAGCGTGTCAGAAGTGCTATCTGCAAGTTTGGTGTAATTGTAAAGGTAGGACTAAGGCGGTTTGTATAAAAGGCCAAAAACAGATCCGTGAAAATATACAATAATTGTTCGGAAATCAGCAACGAACTTATACCCAAACTGTCTTTTGAATTCTAAAccacaaaattcaaaccaatGTGGGTTACATGGGCTCAGTATCGTACTGTTTACTCGTGTCTCTGTATAGACTAACCTTTCAACAAGCAACCTTGGTCCATCTCCTGCTTGTTTTGGGTCGTCTTACCCTATGTTTACATTGGGGTGCGTCCTGCCCCACCGTTCGGGTCATCTTGCCCCACTTTTGTCAACGGAGTCAAATCCAAAAGGTCCTTCGAAAACCTTATTTTATAAGAAATTGACAAGTTTGAAgtggtttttcttatttttcgtacataaaaaagatgtttaaaaattcaactatGAAAAAATAGAATGCTTTTAATAAAAAgacgagaagagaaaaatgctTATCGGTTAAGGGGGGCGTACTGCCCCACTTTACCTTAgttacagcaagtttttccatggcagttTGCTGAAACTCTTGCTGTAACTACAAGATAGcagcaaaaaattaaatttctgtcaactgGGTATAGTTATATAAAATTGAATGAACTTAGAATTTAAACACAGAGTGCACATAATATAAAAAGAgagttatttttcaaagggAAATATTCTTAAAGGGTTTCGGAATTAATGTTCGTGGTAAGTTGCTTGATAGTCGCACAATATagcattttgaaaatgtagCTAATGATAATAAAGTTCTCCTACTAAGATtgcattttttacaaaaaaaaaaatatataatgtaTTTacgaataattaatttaaaaaatttagaCTTCAAAGTGTAAACACACTGCTAGTGTTATTTAAATCATACCACACAGAAATATATCGAGGAAATCGTATGCTTGTTACAGAACTACAATACGCCACGTGCTCAATTCTTGCAAGCCGCTAATCGGCCACCTGACTGCAATGAacataaaaacattcaaaatattcttcttcaaattgttttaaaatatgtacaCCATGGCAATGTATTAAGAACGGCCAGTAAGGCTTTGTGGTGTGTTTATCTATTATCATAAGCTGTATGCCTTACTGaagttttttcccctcccgaaGCTACAATAGTAGTTAGCTCCAATACGTACAAAAAAAGACAATATTCTtcttcaaaatataaaaaaaacaaatgtacatCATGCCAATATATTAAGAACAGCCAATAAGGCTTTGGGGTGTGTTTATCTATTAGCTGTATGGCTTACTGaagttttttcccctcccgaaGCTACAATTGTAATTAGCTCCAATACATACTACTTGTACATACATCCGTTCATGTACGTTTGTAAAGAAACTTCCTTATTGCCCTCGTTTTCGGTCGATTATCATTCCACGTTAACTTCACTTCTGTTAATTGgtttcatttcaacaataCACCTTGTTTCTTTGCCTACTCAGCTGTTTCACCTACGGTGTAAAACCATTAACGAATTAGAATGCTAAGCATGTACGCACTTCCGAAACATCATTCACACGTGTGTAAGCATTTAAtgcaaaaagaggaaaaaaaaatcataatgaTTTAAGATTGAAAATCTATTGCTAACAGCAGAATcaagttttcaaaaattgCTATTTTGATCCTATACATCTTACTATCTGGGcttattttcattcaacacTTTGTTTTCGGCACTTTGCTGGAGATATTTGGCTGGGCTGAAAATAGACATTACTCCACACTCAACGCCATGACGCATCACTTCACAGAGGTTATTGTAACCCATTCGTTTTacggtcaattttttgttcctctcATCAGTTCTGCCGTGATTTGGACGGCTAAGAAAATTTATGTTACGGAAAAAACTTATATCAAATGGCTACGGGTTCTCACCCGTTCCACACTTTCTGTCCCTATGTTCTGAACATCCGGTATGATTTCAGGTGATTTATGATGATTGTAAAACGATAGGATGTTTGACGGGCATTCTTTCAACGGCAACGGCATGTTTTTGTGAAACTGCATGATTTGCCCCGATGTTTCACCAGGATATACCATCTGGTTCGTGGAATATTCTGTGTAAGAACTCAACAGTCATTAATATAACAAGAACTGAAAGATTATTTATTCCGAGATAGAGCTCTTCATGTTTTCTCTGGCCGTTTGCTAGAAACGTTGTGTTTGTTAACCccattgtgtgtgttttttgtttttttttttttgcaaaccacAAAACAGCAAAGTGAAGCAGAGATCTGACTTTGACGAACAGCTCTACTGGAGCTTGAATGGTGTTTCCTTTCGTGATGTTTCTGAAAGATCACCAACAGCAAGTGTTCGTCTACTCCTTTCGATTGAGCCTCTAGTTTGCGCGAAAGGATTGCGTTACTTATCAAGCACGATCATGACTTGTCAAAACAGCCATGATCCATGTGCCGTCATTGAGTTGGCTGCGGATCGCATAGCTCTACTACGTGTTGTCTAAGAAAGTATGCTAGCTGGACTAATAATGTGCAGTCCGGTTATCATGTGGTCAGCTGCGCTCAAAATGGGTACATTTTGCAACCTGCAACAATAGGGTGGTGGAGGGGCAGCTGGAAGCCTCCGGCAATTTCATTAACGTTGTAGCGGTTCGATCGGTTTTTTTacgcttttaaaatgttgtactGAACGAAAAAACGTCTGCTCAACGTGTGGAGGGTAGGAAAAGTTTCGGTTCAGTAGATATTTTTGGAAAGATGTTTTCCAGTTGTGTACACAACCGAAGCAGCGAAGGTAATTATTCTATTCTATTCAGCCTTGTGATTGTACTGCAAGTACTTGTTCTGCAGGTATTGATAAAAATTTCtcctggaaaaaaaacctacctgTGTACCGCAGATACATCCACGAATGGTGCGTAAATAAGACAACCATTGGGGTGTTGCTCATCACCCACAAGGTTGTATCTAAGGGTGGATTATTTTATAGCACAGGAAATCGATGAAACGAACTGTGAAGGTGATCGTTGACAATCGCTGTGCACATGTACACATTATCTCGGAACATGAGATGTGACGAGTTTGAGAAGAAACCGAATGACCTTAAGTGTGCCGGTAAGAAAAAGTGGTTGAATAATTAATATgagaaactccttaaaagcgTCACGCTTAAACACTGACTGGTTTTGATTATTTACCTGCTACAGTTATGCAAAGGTGGCAAGTGTGCCATCACAACAAGAACATGTTGCCCTGTTAGCCATAACGATCTTTGTTTCCCGCAGCCTCGGTGATCCACATGAGTAAAATATTCGGTTCAAATATTGAACATTCATTTGCGTCAACGGTCCAACCCTGGCAGGGTTGGTTTCTTGTTTCCTTCCCAACAGACGGTGTGGTCCATTTTAACTTCTTTCAACTCAagttaaatgataaaaatattcgATTTATTTGCGTACGGATTATGCGCATGACATCAGTGAAGTGCAACGGCTTTGTCGTGCGATTAAATTCTCCATGATGCGAAACCTGCTTTTCCATCGGAATAAAAATCCCCTGTGCCAGGCGAATTGTATGTCGGATCAGTGTTTAATCAGCCATGACGTCATAGTATTAAGGCGGCCGAGGGCAAGCCTCAGATTCGCAACAACGTTCTCGCGTTCTTCCCCAACGGGCACATGAGGCACATTTTTCtctttgttgttgctgtttttcgcACGCCATTCATCTCAttagtttttcctctcttGCTTTTGAGGCTCATTTGGGCTTCGATCCATGCTGGCTACTTCCGGCGTCAACGTTCCGCCATGCTTTCCAAAATCGTTCcggaaagaacgtaaagatGTACGCGAGGATCGGCCGTTCGGCGTGGTGTCGTGCCTGTAGTAGTTGTTCGTGCTTGTCGCGTGTGACTGTGCACGTACTGCCACCTCCCGTTTGGGGTCCGCCTCGTGGTGGTTCCTTTGCGCTGGTTCGATGCAACCGGCGACGTGCTGGCAAACCGTTCGGCTCAGTAACGATCGGTTCGCGCAGAGGACAACAGCTCCACTTTTTGGCACCGGTTCTGGTGGCATTTCGCGACATCGCGGTTTCTCCGTACGGTTTTTGGGGACGTTTACTTCGAAAGTGTGGCCTCACTTTTGGCATTTTGAATCGGTCGTTTGATCGCTATCGGCGGTGTGGAAACGGTCAACGTTTTAAAATTCGAACGGAAATCGAATTCCCCCGGCCGCCAACTAACCGCCCAACCAGCTTGGGGTCTGTGCGTCGTGAGTTTCAACGTGAGTGTGGTGTTCACGAAAGTGCTGATTTGGtcggtttagttttttttcctctcccctcccccccttacTATTATTTGTGCTATTGACGAAATCCACACCATACTGCAGCATACTACCATCGGTGACCATCAAATCGCACCGAAGGGAAAGTAGTAGGAAGGACACATTGTACGGTTCGCTAGGTCGCCGCGCGTGGCCTAGGCCTAGGTTCGCTAGGCGTCACCTGCACGCGATACCGACTTCCCCGATCTTCGGGATTGTTTGTGACTGATTGCGCGCCAAGTGCTTGGTTATTGGTTTTGTTGGAACCACCCCCATTTTCGGTGTTTACCTCATCGGGGTGCGATACGCTTGTTTCCGGCCCTGAAGAAACGTGGCGCGTGTCGAATATCCGCGGAACACGCGAAGGAAAATACAGAGTCACAGAGAGATCGCGTTCAGAGCCGGTTGGCGAACCGTACCGAAGTTCATAGGAGCTAGGAGTACTAGGACGAGTTTTGCGTGTTAGATACCCGTCTCCCGAGCATGTCGAGTTTGAATTTTACACAAGATCCGATCGatgatcgatcgattcgataCCGAAACAGAACATTTTTTCAATATCTTTGTAGCAATCTTTGTAAATATGTATGCCGAAACAAACGGTTCTGCAGACCAGTTGATCCAACAACTCGGATACGGTATTTACGCGTTCTGATGGGTAGAAAACCCGACCCGATACACTCCATACGCAGCACAGTTTTATACGCACCTTTGTTTGTAGACCGGCAGAGAACATTCCGCCGCAAGCAGCGTCCAATTTGCATTCGACAAGGTGACGGACAAAACACACCCCCACAACAGCCTTGCAAAACAACCGCTAGTGAAGAACGTCATCCGAAGGAACTGACACTATGCACGTGTGCATGCACACGGCTGCAGTCGCCGAGTATGTGATTGTACTTGTAGCTAATGACCACTGACTCGGTGGGTTGTGGAGGGAGGGCGCTTTTACATATTTGGGTGGGGGCTTAAAgagattgttgttgttttaattttctcatGGGTGAAGATCGAAACATGCATTACTACTTCGTTCGCACCATTCTCGTCTGGTTGGTTGGCGGCTCTGCAAGTATGGCGcagtgtattttgttttgttttccttttcgtgtttgttttgcagaGATCGTGTAATTATTTCACGCTTTCAGCGGTATGCGTTTTCACGATCACTTTGATGCTGGCGACGTGCACTTGCATCTTTTGATGCACCGGTTATGGAGCGTATTgaggagttttgttttttacgtccgaaaaacattattcaagAGATGTTGTTCCCTTTATTGTGATCGTTTACATGTGTCTCCATCGAAACTAGAATCGAATTGAACTTATTGAGGGCATAAACTGCGAAATTTATCCGGCAGACAAAAAAACATGactaaaacaaatgtttttccactAGTTTGGCTAGTGGACCTATAGAGATAATTTAAACTTAAACGAATATATTCAATGTTAGCCAAATAAAttatgtggtttttttttgctcggttCAAAATAATCGTATGTCTAAATTAttcttttattctttcgaCGTTCTTTCTAGGGGtctcttttttattgttcataTTCCACACGCGGTAGTTGAGAACATCAATGTTACTAATTTtagtgtttagatgttgtacttgttcattattttttggCTTAGGGGTGACTATAGAACACTACAAATATCTCTGGCATTCTATCACACTAGCATAAGAATTTATGTGCTTGAAACAATGgccaatttaaacatttttcttaaatacCTTTAttaccgaaacacaaaaaatgttattctttGGTGAGAAAGAGAAGAGATTCACTTCAAAATCAGAATGCTAAGGGTTGTGCTGTTTCTCGTGCATTTTTTGTAATCAACACttttgggagaaaaaagaTCCCTTCCGTGgataacataaataaaaccgGTATATTTTGCTGCACGAACCGTCGCGCCTCGAAGCTCTAAAATGTTACCGAAAAAGAATccttccaaacaaaacataccggtggtgtatttttttaaccTTTAAACATTTGAGAACATTCTGATGTCCACTAAAGCTTTATTGCTTGCGTGGAGGTTACAGGATCCGATGGAGGTTATCAAAGAGTCTGTCAATTTCAAAtatataaaactacatccgTATAACCGTAGGAACATGGAAACATTCACCCGAGTTTGCACTTTATGCTGGtattaaaatgcaaatgtgttGGTCCTCTCATTTTCTGCTGGGTGCATTCAATCGAAATGTCACAGTAACATATCAATTTATGTGCctgaaacattaaacaatttttttttaaattgtatctCAATTACTGAAAGATaaaaaacgtttttcattggtaagaaaagaaaagattcaCTTTGGTTTTTAATGCTAATGGTTGGTGTGTTTCCCGTGCGCGATTGGCAGTTAAGCCTGCCAAAGAAATAAACTAGCTTAAATATAAATTGGCAGGAGATATTGTAAGCTGCTTGGGCTTTCACCTTTATCCTGGtaataaaatgcaaatgtgACAGGCCTCCTTTCTGCTGAATTAAAATGTGTAACCGCTCCATAGGTATAAATTTACTTTGTCTTAGTTCACAAgtaattttctttcccatttcctgAACAGTTCAACACacttaaaagcaaaaaaaacattatcaagGAAATTTATTACCTTATCACGGATGCACTCTTTCCAACTCACTCGTATGGGTTGTAGGTTAGTTGAAATGACTTGCCAACTTGGTACCATGCGAACTGGTTGCCGGGTGGAAAGTGTGCCAGAATTTAAAGCAAACGGTTTTTCGTACGGAAACTCAACACTACCGTGTTCAGCGAAGCGCATCCAATTTTGCGTGCCCCGTGCCTTATGCTCGGCTTCCGTGGCACGCACTCGAGCTTTTACACACCTCGATGCACACACTTGTTGACCCTCTAGCTGTTGTTGCGTAGAGCTAGGTGTTAATGATGGGATCGATCGCGCTCTCCCTCCCATTTGGTGTTATCAGTCAGAATGCTCCGTTCGCATCGGTTCTCCGCGTTTGCCGGGGTGGTTCAACTTGACTGCATGAATCACATCATGTTGGGCGGTTGAATGGGCGATTGATCGACAGGATGACGGTACATGCCCATGCTTTCAAGCTCACGGACGGCACGCGCAATGATAAATTATCTCACCAGCAAACCACGCATGGCGAGCGGCGCGTGGCAGGCCTTAGGACTAAACTTGTTTCGGAAGGTGCCGCAAGGACGTTCGAAAACTGTCTTCTTATACACTGAATGGGTTAACCTTGAACGCACCGAAGGAACCACTTGAGGGGCCTGGCCAATACGTATTACGTAATATAGGCTAATCTCCTGCAGCTGCGTGTGCGTGTTAGCGAATTCAgttgtatgtttttatttctctcatTGCCataatgtgttgttttttcggaACTGATTCCATTATCACTCCTTTTTGTTCCGATGAACTTGTTTGCAGAGTAGTACCAGCAGAGCCTTTGCTAAAACTATAAGTGGCATCGTACCGGGCCGTAGTGTAACCAGTTTCAGTTGATCCCTTCCAAGTGAAACACGCGTTCGCTTCTGCAATAAAAGAAAGGCTTCTGCAGCTAACTGACAAACGTTCAACTTTTCCGATTCCATACCTAAGTATACCCTGAAGATGGCAACCAGCGCAAACGGTGCTACCCTGTGGCTGATCCTGCTAGTCCTGCCGATTCATCTGCTCGAGGCACAATACTTCGGGCAGCAGTTGAAAGATGTCATCGAGTGGAAGGCAGCCGATTTCGTGTTTCCATCGGAAAACGCCCGTAACGAGGCGTTGGCCTCCGGGCGGTACGTGCCAGAGAACTGCATACCGCTGGACATGGATGTCGATTATTCTAGTGAGTTTCGTCGGGGTTTTGGTACCGTTGGCATCGGCATTCTGTAATTGCATCTACCATTCGCTTTTTCGTAGATCCCGCCCGATCACGTCTGTTTGTGACCATTCCGCGGTTTGTTACCGGTGTTCCTTACACTCTGGGCCGTGTCAGTCGCACCCAGGGAGCTTCTGGACCGTTGATCGAGCCCTATCCGAACGCTGCCATTCAGGAACGACCGGAAAGCAACAATTGCCAAGGAATAGTGTCCGTGTTTCGAGTGAAGGTAAGCGTAGGCAGCTGTTGTTTGTTGAATCTGCTATGATGGTAATATCTGCTCACCAATCAGATCGATGAATGCAATCGTCTCTGGGTGCTGGACACTGGCAAGATTGGTGAAAACCGTATCTGCCTTCCGCAGCTGGTAGTGTTTGACATGAAAACGGACCAAATCATCCATCGCTACCAGATTCCTGCCGATCAGCTCGTATGCGAACTGTCGCTGTTGGTGAACCTGGTAATGTGGTGCATCCTGCGCTTGggtggagttttattttcgttgcccttctaattttcctttttttttctccagttGGTTGATGTCCAGGATCCTTCTCCACTCGGATCTTGCCAGAATACGAAGGTCTACATGTCGGATGTCACCGCGTCGGCGATGATTGTGTACGATATGGCGCGTGGTAAATCGTGGCGCATAACGAACAAGCAGATGTACCCAAACCCCGACTACGGCACATTCACCATTTCCAACGAAAGTTTCGACCTCATGGACGGCATCGTTGCCATGGCACTGTCGCCACGCATTCCGTCCGATAATGTGGTGTTCTCCGGTTACGGCCAAAATCCGAACTGGCGTCCATCCAGCGATCGCTTGTTGTACTTCCATGCGCTTGCATCGGTGACGGAGAATGCAGTACGCGCTTCGGTGCTGCACAACGACACGATGTGGGAGGCGGACGTCGAAGCTCAACCACGTGCGTTCCGTCCAATTGGTATCCGCCCCTCGCAGTCTGTGGCGGAAGCGATGGATAGCAATGGGAACTTGTTCTTCGGGCTGCTGAGTCAGAATGCAATTGCTTGCTGGGACTCGACCACACCGTACAATCCGGCGAACATGCGTATCGTGTCGCAGAACAGCGAAAAGCTGCAGTTTCCGAGTGGGGTGAAAATTGTACGAAACCGCAAAGGCGTTGAAGAGCTGTGGGTATTAACTTGCCGCTTTCAGAAAGTGATGACCGGATCGTTGAATACCAATCAGACCAATTTCAGAATACAAGCCATACAGATTCCGGAGGTGCTAGGCTTTAAAAGTTCCTGTAGAGTGTAACGAGCACCGTTGTAACGGAAGATTGAGTGCAAAATAAACTAACACCCATgtgttaatgaaaatgttagtTTCACCATGTAAGTTTTATTCCTAAAAGTATTGAGAGAGAATACATTTATTGCATGCATGTCGCGATCGATTGAAAACATCAGGGCT from Anopheles coustani chromosome 3, idAnoCousDA_361_x.2, whole genome shotgun sequence harbors:
- the LOC131259689 gene encoding protein yellow-like, with product MATSANGATLWLILLVLPIHLLEAQYFGQQLKDVIEWKAADFVFPSENARNEALASGRYVPENCIPLDMDVDYSNPARSRLFVTIPRFVTGVPYTLGRVSRTQGASGPLIEPYPNAAIQERPESNNCQGIVSVFRVKIDECNRLWVLDTGKIGENRICLPQLVVFDMKTDQIIHRYQIPADQLVCELSLLVNLLVDVQDPSPLGSCQNTKVYMSDVTASAMIVYDMARGKSWRITNKQMYPNPDYGTFTISNESFDLMDGIVAMALSPRIPSDNVVFSGYGQNPNWRPSSDRLLYFHALASVTENAVRASVLHNDTMWEADVEAQPRAFRPIGIRPSQSVAEAMDSNGNLFFGLLSQNAIACWDSTTPYNPANMRIVSQNSEKLQFPSGVKIVRNRKGVEELWVLTCRFQKVMTGSLNTNQTNFRIQAIQIPEVLGFKSSCRV